Proteins encoded within one genomic window of Pirellulales bacterium:
- a CDS encoding OsmC family protein produces MSEHKATIHWQRHDADFLSGKFSRDHTWSFDGGASIAASANPEIVRPPLTSPAAVDPEEALVASISSCHMLTFLYLAAKRGFQIDSYTDSAVGTMTKNEKGIPWVSAARLRPEIVFGGDQRPTQEEVAELHHQAHKLCFIANSVKADITVEAD; encoded by the coding sequence ATGTCGGAACACAAGGCAACGATCCATTGGCAGCGCCACGATGCCGACTTTTTGTCCGGCAAGTTTTCTCGCGATCATACCTGGTCGTTTGACGGCGGGGCGAGCATTGCGGCGTCGGCGAACCCAGAAATCGTGCGGCCACCGTTGACCAGCCCCGCGGCGGTCGATCCCGAAGAAGCGCTGGTCGCGTCCATTTCTAGCTGTCACATGCTCACGTTCTTGTATTTGGCGGCGAAACGTGGATTTCAAATCGACAGCTATACCGACAGCGCCGTTGGCACGATGACGAAGAACGAGAAGGGAATCCCCTGGGTAAGTGCCGCTCGGTTGCGCCCCGAAATCGTCTTTGGTGGCGATCAACGGCCGACCCAAGAAGAAGTAGCCGAACTCCATCATCAAGCCCACAAGCTTTGTTTTATTGCTAATTCGGTGAAAGCGGACATCACCGTAGAGGCAGATTGA
- a CDS encoding nucleoside deaminase, with amino-acid sequence MDPFLQAAIEEAERGLAEGGIPIGSVLVYGEKIIGRGHNRRIQRGSTVLHGEMDALENAGRQPAKVYRESVMYTTLSPCSMCSGAILLYGIPKVIVGENQTFLGEEELLRSRGVGVEVRQDARCIELMGQFIAAHPQLWNEDIGL; translated from the coding sequence ATGGATCCGTTCCTGCAAGCTGCGATTGAAGAAGCCGAGAGGGGATTGGCCGAAGGAGGCATTCCGATTGGCTCGGTGTTGGTGTATGGCGAGAAGATCATTGGACGCGGGCACAATCGGCGCATCCAGCGCGGCAGCACGGTGCTGCATGGCGAGATGGACGCGCTTGAAAATGCCGGCCGGCAGCCGGCGAAGGTCTATCGTGAATCGGTGATGTATACGACGCTTTCGCCTTGCTCGATGTGCAGCGGGGCGATATTGTTGTATGGTATTCCGAAGGTGATCGTCGGTGAAAATCAGACTTTTTTGGGCGAGGAAGAACTGCTCCGCAGCCGCGGCGTCGGCGTCGAAGTGCGACAAGACGCCCGCTGCATCGAGTTGATGGGGCAGTTTATCGCAGCGCATCCGCAGTTGTGGAACGAAGACATCGGTCTGTAG
- the solA gene encoding N-methyl-L-tryptophan oxidase has product MYDVIVLGIGGVGSAALSHLARRGVRVLGLDRFPPGHGRGSSHGRTRVIRQAYFEHPDYVPLLLRAYQLWRELAERLGMPLYREVGLLQVGPPEGEVVPGVRRAAQLHGLEIENFLAQEVMTEFPQFRIPSGWEGVLERRAGYLNVEDCVLAHLDDAQQNGAELKCGVAVHGWHAQSGGVVVEADAGEFQAAKLVVAAGAWAGALLADLGVRFEVLRKPLYWYPANNRSLQADCGCPTYLFETPRGIFYGFPQIDDDGVKVAQHSGGVPVADPLEVDRNLDAADQAAVERFLSEFVPGVGRPHLNHATCMYTMSPDANFVVDLHPQHPEVAFAAGLSGHGFKFACVLGEALADLTLAGRTELPIGFLGCRRRQLGIIR; this is encoded by the coding sequence ATGTACGATGTCATCGTTCTGGGCATTGGCGGAGTCGGCAGCGCCGCTTTATCTCATTTAGCGCGTCGCGGCGTCCGCGTATTGGGGCTTGATCGTTTTCCTCCAGGGCATGGTCGCGGTAGTTCGCACGGTCGGACGCGAGTGATTCGGCAAGCCTATTTCGAGCATCCCGATTATGTGCCGCTGCTGCTGCGAGCATATCAATTGTGGCGCGAACTTGCGGAGCGATTGGGCATGCCGCTCTATCGCGAAGTGGGCTTGCTGCAGGTGGGTCCGCCTGAGGGCGAAGTCGTGCCGGGAGTACGGCGCGCGGCTCAATTGCACGGTTTGGAGATCGAAAATTTCCTGGCCCAGGAAGTAATGACGGAGTTTCCTCAATTTCGCATTCCCAGTGGGTGGGAAGGTGTGTTGGAGCGCCGAGCCGGTTATCTCAATGTGGAAGATTGCGTGCTTGCCCATTTGGACGATGCTCAACAAAACGGCGCGGAACTGAAGTGCGGCGTGGCGGTGCATGGTTGGCACGCGCAAAGCGGCGGAGTGGTAGTGGAAGCCGACGCAGGTGAATTTCAAGCTGCGAAACTAGTCGTTGCCGCCGGCGCCTGGGCGGGCGCGCTGCTTGCCGATCTGGGAGTGCGGTTTGAAGTGCTGCGAAAGCCGCTGTACTGGTATCCGGCCAACAATCGGTCGCTGCAGGCCGATTGTGGCTGCCCGACTTATTTGTTTGAAACGCCAAGGGGCATATTTTACGGTTTCCCGCAGATCGACGACGACGGCGTCAAAGTTGCCCAGCATAGCGGCGGCGTACCGGTGGCGGATCCACTCGAGGTCGATCGCAATCTGGATGCCGCAGACCAAGCGGCCGTTGAGCGATTTTTATCGGAGTTCGTGCCCGGCGTCGGTCGGCCGCACCTGAATCACGCGACGTGCATGTACACCATGTCGCCGGACGCAAATTTTGTGGTCGATTTGCATCCCCAACATCCAGAAGTCGCGTTTGCGGCTGGGCTTTCGGGGCACGGGTTTAAGTTTGCTTGCGTACTCGGCGAGGCTTTGGCGGATTTGACCCTTGCCGGCCGTACGGAGTTACCGATTGGCTTTCTGGGTTGCCGCCGTCGGCAGCTTGGTATAATTCGCTGA
- the ispD gene encoding 2-C-methyl-D-erythritol 4-phosphate cytidylyltransferase translates to MSTFAVILAAAGSSSRFHDKNYKKPFAPLEGRAVWLHSAEKFMARKDVAQLLLVIALDDREYFQAKFAGNAAILGVEVVEGGAQRADSIQKALEKVRPEIDFVAVHDAARPCLADQWISDVFAAAEKGGAAIPAIPVSGTLKRVSNHSIVETVARDGLWEAQTPQVFRRELLVQAYAQRGNFAATDDAQLVERAGHKVSVVTGSAINLKITTREDLRLAEQAMKALPRPKLMGPAHPFADDDMWR, encoded by the coding sequence ATGTCCACCTTCGCTGTCATTCTTGCGGCGGCCGGCAGTAGTAGCCGGTTTCACGACAAGAACTACAAAAAGCCCTTTGCGCCGCTCGAAGGCCGGGCCGTTTGGTTGCATTCGGCGGAGAAGTTTATGGCCCGCAAGGATGTGGCACAATTGCTGCTGGTGATCGCCCTGGATGATCGAGAGTATTTTCAAGCGAAGTTCGCCGGGAACGCGGCGATTTTGGGGGTGGAAGTGGTCGAAGGGGGCGCTCAACGGGCTGATTCGATCCAGAAGGCGCTGGAAAAGGTGCGACCGGAGATCGATTTTGTCGCCGTTCACGACGCCGCGCGGCCGTGTCTTGCGGACCAGTGGATCAGCGACGTGTTTGCGGCAGCCGAGAAAGGCGGCGCAGCCATTCCGGCGATTCCCGTAAGTGGAACGCTGAAACGAGTTTCGAATCACTCGATTGTCGAAACCGTTGCTCGCGATGGATTATGGGAGGCTCAAACGCCGCAAGTGTTTCGCCGCGAACTGCTCGTGCAAGCCTACGCCCAGCGCGGCAACTTTGCCGCCACGGATGATGCGCAATTGGTCGAGCGTGCTGGACACAAAGTGTCCGTCGTCACAGGCTCGGCAATTAATCTCAAAATCACCACTCGCGAAGATTTGCGATTGGCCGAACAGGCGATGAAAGCGCTTCCGCGGCCGAAACTCATGGGGCCAGCGCATCCGTTTGCAGATGATGACATGTGGCGATAG
- a CDS encoding metal-dependent transcriptional regulator — protein sequence MASLTVENYVKAIYQLCAGQNDEPAATGQLAAALRVSPGTVTSMLKTLSESNLAEYTPHRGAKLTLPGTALALRVLRRHRLIELFLSRTLDLTWDEVHEEAEHMEHAVSDLLVDRIDAFLGYPSADPHGDPIPRADGSMQQSPARSLAACDEGEPFRLVRVVDQSPEFLRYLTAAELELGTQGRVVTNRTEAGSVSVEVAGQVTSLGRDVAEKLLVATP from the coding sequence TTGGCAAGCCTCACGGTTGAGAATTACGTCAAAGCGATTTACCAGCTTTGCGCCGGACAAAACGACGAACCTGCCGCGACGGGACAGCTTGCCGCGGCGCTACGGGTTTCTCCCGGTACCGTCACGAGCATGTTGAAAACACTCAGCGAGAGCAATCTGGCGGAGTATACGCCGCACCGCGGAGCGAAGTTGACGCTGCCGGGAACTGCGCTGGCATTGCGAGTGCTTCGACGGCATCGGCTGATCGAACTATTCTTGTCGCGAACGCTCGATTTGACCTGGGACGAAGTTCACGAAGAAGCCGAGCATATGGAACATGCCGTCAGCGATTTGCTGGTCGATCGGATTGATGCCTTTCTCGGCTATCCAAGCGCCGATCCGCACGGCGATCCTATTCCGCGCGCCGACGGATCAATGCAGCAATCGCCGGCGCGGTCGCTAGCGGCGTGCGATGAAGGAGAGCCATTCCGGCTGGTGCGAGTCGTCGATCAGTCGCCGGAATTCTTACGCTATCTCACGGCCGCTGAGTTGGAATTGGGCACGCAGGGCCGCGTCGTGACGAATCGTACCGAAGCCGGTTCGGTTTCGGTCGAAGTCGCGGGACAAGTCACTTCGCTAGGGCGCGACGTGGCGGAGAAACTGCTCGTGGCAACGCCGTAG
- a CDS encoding right-handed parallel beta-helix repeat-containing protein codes for MAADSDRNDSQFAAAHMLPAASADIEGNSRSTATYLGSLGLRKTASGCGNFEGDQDYFKFNPSRSGTVSLTLSTYDNLRTQFRRYFADGSSRLVHGYAMNTHVAAGQTVTFNVRAVEGLGNYKLTLRLTPDAVKLGEIQSKLLRNQHIRGEKWFQFSSSNPGSLRAESWIGRSTQDIRLELYDAEFQKLATSKGRYKDDITVDAASDEVFYLHVAGSNGSVKLRLTSNPENPFAAGISYYVATDGSDANDGSLNRPFATLQKVVRLVNPGDTIFVRGGTYSVNAPLQLVRPGAENNPIRLWAYQNERVVLDFAATPTNFYQAVSVQTNWWHLKGLTIEHSSSFGLKTNGSHNIYENMTFRWNAATGMSLIGTNGLIPSDNLFLNCDSYENYDAAWHGENADGFGLNYTIGTGNRFHGCRAWGNSDDGWDLWEASQAVTVVDSWSYRNGVNLWNDANFQGDGNGFKLGRDSGAHFLTNCLAWENSNNGFDTNGNGYCVHIYNCTAYANGARNWQIENLTTHVLRNNISLDGATADFVGSSVNSVFNSWNGLGVGSIDFVSLDSSVARGPRPSDGSLPVSSFLHLAINSRLVDAGVSLGFAFQGAAPDLGAFET; via the coding sequence ATGGCGGCCGATTCGGATCGCAACGACTCGCAATTCGCCGCTGCTCACATGCTGCCGGCAGCATCCGCGGACATAGAAGGCAATTCTCGCTCGACGGCGACTTATCTTGGGTCGCTCGGACTGCGAAAGACGGCGAGCGGCTGCGGAAACTTCGAAGGAGACCAAGATTATTTCAAATTCAATCCAAGTCGGAGCGGCACGGTCAGCCTGACTCTTTCGACCTACGACAACTTGCGGACGCAGTTCCGCCGCTATTTTGCCGACGGTAGTTCGCGGCTCGTCCATGGGTACGCGATGAACACCCATGTTGCAGCCGGCCAAACCGTTACCTTCAACGTTCGTGCGGTCGAAGGATTGGGCAACTACAAACTCACACTTCGCCTGACACCGGACGCTGTGAAGTTGGGAGAGATCCAATCGAAGCTCCTCCGAAATCAGCACATTCGGGGCGAAAAGTGGTTTCAATTTTCCAGTTCCAATCCAGGAAGTTTGCGGGCAGAAAGTTGGATTGGCCGATCGACCCAAGACATCCGGCTCGAACTGTACGACGCTGAGTTTCAAAAGCTCGCTACAAGCAAGGGTCGCTATAAAGACGATATAACCGTGGATGCCGCTAGCGACGAGGTCTTCTATCTTCACGTCGCCGGCAGCAACGGTTCGGTAAAGCTGCGGCTGACAAGCAATCCTGAAAATCCCTTCGCCGCCGGAATCTCTTACTATGTCGCGACCGATGGCAGCGACGCCAACGACGGATCATTGAATCGTCCCTTTGCGACTCTGCAAAAAGTGGTTCGGCTGGTCAATCCGGGTGATACCATCTTCGTGCGGGGCGGCACGTACTCCGTCAATGCCCCGCTGCAACTGGTGCGCCCCGGCGCAGAGAACAACCCGATCCGCTTGTGGGCGTATCAAAACGAACGCGTCGTCTTGGATTTCGCCGCCACGCCGACGAACTTTTATCAAGCCGTTTCGGTGCAAACCAATTGGTGGCACCTCAAAGGGCTGACCATCGAGCATTCCTCCTCGTTCGGATTGAAGACTAACGGCTCGCACAACATCTACGAAAACATGACATTTCGATGGAACGCCGCCACCGGCATGTCGCTCATCGGCACCAACGGTCTGATTCCCTCCGACAACTTGTTCCTGAATTGCGATTCCTACGAGAATTACGATGCAGCTTGGCACGGAGAGAACGCCGACGGGTTCGGATTGAATTACACGATCGGGACTGGCAATCGGTTTCACGGTTGCCGGGCGTGGGGAAACTCGGACGATGGCTGGGATTTATGGGAAGCCTCGCAGGCCGTGACCGTCGTAGACTCATGGTCGTATCGCAACGGTGTCAATCTTTGGAACGACGCAAATTTCCAAGGCGACGGAAACGGCTTCAAACTTGGTCGCGATAGCGGCGCGCACTTTCTGACCAACTGCCTGGCTTGGGAAAACAGCAATAACGGCTTCGATACCAACGGCAACGGGTATTGTGTTCATATTTATAATTGCACCGCATACGCGAACGGCGCTCGAAATTGGCAGATCGAAAATTTGACCACGCACGTGCTCCGAAACAACATCTCTTTGGATGGCGCAACGGCCGATTTCGTGGGATCCTCGGTCAATAGTGTCTTTAATAGCTGGAATGGGCTGGGCGTCGGCTCCATCGACTTCGTCTCGCTCGATTCGTCGGTGGCCCGAGGGCCGCGGCCCTCGGACGGCAGCTTGCCGGTTAGCTCGTTCCTGCACCTAGCAATAAATAGCCGACTGGTCGACGCCGGCGTCAGTCTAGGGTTCGCGTTTCAGGGCGCTGCACCAGATTTAGGGGCCTTCGAAACGTGA
- the dnaX gene encoding DNA polymerase III subunit gamma/tau translates to MAEQSFTDPAEPHGTVKAAEYIVVARRYRPQSFDELIGQEHVAKGLAAAIAASRVGHAYLFTGARGTGKTSSARIFAKALNCERGPTPTPCNECDICRSITAGDDMDVLEIDGASNRGIDEIRQLRQNVNVRPSRARFKVYIIDEVHMLTKEAFNALLKTLEEPPDHVKFIFCTTEPEKIPITILSRCQRFDFAGIQTSQIIRRLGQICAGEGVQAEPESLEILARRAAGSMRDSQSLLEQLLAFGSQQITVSDVHRLLGTAGSERIAQIVVQLIARNSAGAITELDQAIGQGVDVGQLLDQMLGYFRDIMATAVGCQPESLLHVSASEQSAVQSAAKQLGLETILAILQILDHTLSRLKYVTYPRTVAELGLVRICQLEDLDALSQLIAQLRQGAPLSEASPGAGAMPAAKKKYEPSVIPPTTSASSTQNGTATGGHASSSLKPCPSGGGIHHELHEPALESSLPVGRDSVELPSVQPANLDLTPETALLLWRESAARLGGLAADNALQATMASVVPPNQLVVSFPKKYNFAKQLCERPDTMRQLLEVLSQNALGQVRLTLQVADDGPVEPVEPARVSSTRQRLFEVCRQPFVRRTMEVFDAVAERLEEPGVRNQGSGVRN, encoded by the coding sequence ATGGCCGAGCAGAGTTTCACCGACCCAGCGGAACCACACGGCACGGTGAAGGCAGCGGAATACATCGTCGTTGCCCGGCGTTATCGGCCGCAGTCGTTTGACGAATTGATCGGGCAAGAGCACGTTGCCAAGGGCTTGGCAGCGGCGATTGCCGCTAGCCGCGTAGGGCATGCCTATCTTTTCACGGGGGCGCGCGGCACGGGAAAAACTTCCAGCGCTCGCATCTTTGCCAAGGCGCTCAACTGCGAACGCGGCCCGACCCCTACGCCGTGCAATGAGTGCGACATCTGCCGATCGATCACCGCAGGTGACGACATGGATGTGCTGGAAATTGACGGCGCGAGCAACCGCGGGATCGACGAGATCCGGCAGCTTCGCCAAAACGTCAATGTGCGGCCCAGCCGCGCGCGTTTTAAGGTTTACATCATCGATGAAGTTCACATGCTTACCAAGGAGGCGTTCAATGCGCTGCTCAAAACGCTGGAAGAACCTCCAGATCATGTCAAGTTCATCTTTTGCACGACCGAGCCGGAAAAGATTCCGATCACGATTCTATCCCGCTGTCAGCGGTTCGATTTCGCCGGGATCCAAACGAGCCAGATTATTCGGCGTCTTGGGCAGATCTGTGCTGGCGAAGGCGTCCAGGCCGAACCAGAATCGCTCGAAATTCTCGCCCGCCGCGCAGCCGGTTCCATGCGCGATAGCCAATCGCTGCTCGAGCAACTGCTGGCATTCGGTTCACAGCAAATTACCGTCTCCGACGTGCATCGCTTGCTGGGAACGGCTGGAAGCGAGCGCATCGCACAGATCGTCGTCCAATTGATCGCGCGCAATTCGGCTGGAGCGATCACGGAACTCGACCAAGCGATTGGCCAGGGCGTCGACGTCGGCCAACTGCTCGATCAAATGCTTGGCTACTTCCGCGACATTATGGCAACCGCCGTCGGCTGCCAGCCGGAGTCGCTATTGCACGTTTCGGCCAGCGAGCAATCTGCCGTGCAATCGGCAGCCAAGCAACTGGGGCTTGAAACCATCTTGGCGATCTTGCAGATCCTCGATCACACGCTGTCGCGACTGAAATATGTCACGTATCCGCGGACGGTGGCGGAACTGGGGTTGGTGCGGATTTGTCAATTGGAAGATCTCGACGCACTGTCGCAGTTGATTGCACAATTGCGCCAAGGAGCGCCGTTGTCAGAGGCTTCGCCGGGGGCCGGCGCAATGCCGGCTGCAAAAAAAAAGTATGAGCCTTCCGTAATTCCACCTACGACCTCCGCGTCATCTACACAAAATGGCACTGCAACTGGCGGCCATGCTTCGTCCAGTCTCAAGCCGTGCCCGTCAGGCGGCGGTATCCACCATGAACTGCACGAGCCTGCCCTTGAATCTTCGCTTCCCGTCGGGCGCGATTCAGTTGAATTGCCGAGTGTCCAACCTGCGAATTTGGATTTGACTCCCGAAACGGCGCTATTACTGTGGCGCGAGTCGGCTGCACGATTGGGCGGTTTGGCAGCGGATAATGCCCTTCAGGCGACGATGGCATCTGTCGTGCCGCCTAATCAACTGGTCGTATCCTTTCCGAAGAAGTATAATTTTGCCAAGCAACTTTGCGAACGGCCAGATACGATGCGACAATTGTTGGAGGTGCTGTCGCAAAATGCTCTTGGTCAAGTGCGATTGACTTTGCAAGTAGCCGACGATGGCCCAGTGGAGCCTGTCGAGCCGGCGCGAGTGTCAAGCACGCGCCAACGGCTATTTGAAGTCTGCCGTCAGCCGTTTGTTCGGCGTACTATGGAAGTGTTCGATGCGGTCGCCGAGCGACTGGAGGAACCAGGAGTCAGGAATCAAGGGTCGGGAGTCAGGAATTAA
- a CDS encoding YbaB/EbfC family nucleoid-associated protein: MFKGLTNLASLIKQAQQVGSRIQAVNEELKGKRATGAAGGGMVECEVDGLGQVLRVTIDPALIDSKDRELIEDLVPAAVNAAVAKSKEIHAEALRSLTGGLNLPGLQEVLGASEDGEENSDGH; the protein is encoded by the coding sequence GTGTTCAAAGGTCTAACCAATCTCGCGTCGCTCATCAAGCAGGCTCAACAGGTCGGTAGCCGCATCCAGGCCGTCAACGAGGAATTGAAGGGCAAGCGAGCCACCGGCGCGGCTGGGGGCGGTATGGTCGAATGCGAAGTTGATGGCCTCGGTCAAGTCCTGCGCGTAACGATCGACCCGGCACTAATCGATAGCAAAGACCGTGAACTGATCGAAGACCTGGTTCCGGCTGCGGTCAATGCGGCAGTGGCCAAATCGAAGGAAATCCACGCCGAGGCTCTCCGCAGCTTGACGGGTGGGCTGAATCTTCCAGGCCTGCAGGAAGTATTAGGGGCTAGCGAAGATGGAGAAGAAAATAGCGATGGACATTGA
- the recR gene encoding recombination protein RecR → MITESVSKLIDQLVKLPGIGRKSAERITYHLLRVSKGEALELADAIRDVKENVRYCKTCYNLSEADQCTICSDSRRDRQLLCVVEQPRDLIALESAGTYKGLYHVLLGRIAPLEGIGPDQLTIEPLVSRIRNGQFKEVIMATNPTLEGDGTSLYITHQLAELPVQITRLARGITSGSVLEFANKEILADALAGRQKF, encoded by the coding sequence TTGATCACTGAATCTGTCTCCAAATTGATCGATCAGCTCGTCAAGCTGCCTGGCATCGGCCGGAAGAGCGCGGAGCGGATCACTTATCATCTGCTGCGCGTCTCGAAAGGCGAGGCGCTCGAGCTGGCGGACGCGATTCGAGATGTCAAAGAGAATGTCCGCTACTGCAAAACTTGCTATAATTTGTCCGAAGCCGATCAATGCACTATTTGTAGTGACTCGCGGCGCGATCGGCAACTGTTGTGTGTGGTCGAACAGCCGCGCGACTTGATTGCCCTGGAGTCGGCTGGCACGTACAAAGGTTTGTACCATGTGCTGCTCGGTCGAATTGCGCCTCTGGAAGGCATCGGGCCGGACCAACTTACGATCGAACCGCTGGTGAGCCGAATTCGTAATGGTCAATTCAAGGAGGTCATCATGGCGACCAATCCGACACTGGAAGGGGATGGTACATCCCTCTATATCACTCATCAGCTAGCTGAATTGCCCGTCCAAATTACTCGCTTGGCGCGCGGCATAACCAGCGGCAGTGTGTTAGAATTCGCTAATAAGGAAATTTTGGCCGATGCCCTAGCCGGGCGGCAGAAATTTTGA
- the rpoN gene encoding RNA polymerase factor sigma-54, with amino-acid sequence MRLSFGQEMRMAQKQILAPRMIQSMEILQLPILALEERIEQEIQENEVLDVLDQDPDLPDEAGEKENPDAPTMDERELVVDEGKDNAEDFERLMQMDEQFPDHFEERSRPSAARLEEEGERKHDAMANAVDRPESLHDYVHHQLSWFELDEPLRRICERIIYNLDDNGYFHGRLEEMLDPDAPSDQLDLAKKALTIVQKLDPPGVAARNAEECLLLQLTPGMEYYEELNTIIGNHLEDLEHNRLPQIQRKTGYSIELIKETVEHLRKLNPRPGAAFTPTLVQAVHPDVFVDVDEGKYKVRLEDGRTPNLFISPYYRKLLMSGEADEKTREYIKRKINSAQWLIEAIEQRRSTLTKVAQAIVDHQTEFLNKGPESIEPLKMQQIADKVGVHVTTVSRAVDDKWIQTPRGIFPLKRFFVGGTVSADGEEVAWDTVRMKLQEIIDKEDKSNPLSDDDLVVELGRHGLTVARRTVTKYRKAMDIPSSRQRRDWTATPSTKVADRECLDRGGSPEIAPTNDSAAKPLDSCITPPAE; translated from the coding sequence ATGCGACTTTCCTTCGGACAAGAAATGCGAATGGCCCAGAAGCAGATTCTGGCGCCGCGCATGATTCAGTCGATGGAAATCCTGCAGTTGCCAATTCTGGCGCTGGAGGAGCGCATCGAGCAGGAAATTCAAGAAAACGAAGTGCTTGACGTCTTGGACCAAGATCCCGACCTGCCGGACGAAGCAGGAGAAAAGGAAAACCCCGATGCACCGACGATGGACGAGCGCGAGTTGGTCGTGGATGAAGGCAAAGACAACGCCGAAGATTTCGAGCGACTGATGCAAATGGACGAGCAGTTCCCCGACCATTTCGAGGAACGCTCGCGCCCATCGGCCGCTCGCTTGGAAGAAGAGGGCGAGCGCAAGCACGACGCGATGGCCAACGCGGTCGATCGGCCGGAATCGCTCCACGACTACGTCCACCATCAATTGAGCTGGTTCGAACTCGATGAACCGCTGCGGCGAATTTGCGAACGCATAATCTATAATCTCGACGACAACGGCTATTTTCACGGCCGCCTCGAAGAGATGCTCGACCCCGACGCTCCGTCGGACCAATTGGACTTAGCCAAGAAAGCGCTGACGATCGTTCAAAAACTCGATCCACCTGGAGTTGCCGCACGTAATGCGGAGGAGTGCTTATTGCTGCAACTGACGCCAGGAATGGAGTATTACGAAGAACTCAACACGATTATCGGCAACCATCTGGAAGATTTGGAGCACAATCGGTTACCGCAGATTCAACGGAAGACCGGCTACTCGATCGAGCTGATTAAAGAGACGGTCGAGCACTTGCGAAAGCTGAACCCTCGACCTGGCGCAGCATTCACGCCGACATTGGTTCAAGCGGTGCACCCCGATGTCTTCGTCGATGTCGATGAGGGCAAATACAAAGTGCGACTCGAAGACGGACGCACGCCGAACTTGTTCATCAGCCCCTACTATCGCAAGCTACTCATGAGCGGCGAAGCAGACGAAAAGACACGCGAATACATCAAGCGAAAGATCAATTCGGCCCAGTGGCTGATCGAAGCGATCGAGCAGCGCCGCAGCACGCTCACCAAAGTTGCGCAAGCGATTGTCGATCATCAAACGGAGTTTTTGAACAAAGGCCCCGAGTCAATCGAGCCGCTGAAAATGCAACAAATCGCCGATAAGGTCGGCGTGCACGTCACCACGGTCAGCCGGGCCGTCGACGACAAATGGATTCAGACTCCCCGCGGCATTTTCCCGTTGAAACGATTTTTCGTCGGCGGCACCGTCAGCGCCGACGGCGAAGAAGTCGCCTGGGACACGGTGCGGATGAAGCTGCAAGAGATTATCGACAAGGAGGATAAGAGCAACCCGCTGTCGGACGACGATCTGGTCGTCGAACTTGGCAGACACGGCCTCACGGTTGCTCGCCGCACCGTGACAAAGTACCGCAAGGCGATGGATATTCCCTCATCCCGCCAGCGCCGCGATTGGACGGCAACGCCTTCGACCAAGGTTGCAGATCGAGAATGCCTCGATCGCGGCGGCAGTCCCGAAATCGCCCCAACCAACGACTCGGCTGCCAAGCCTTTAGATTCGTGCATCACTCCACCTGCCGAATAG
- a CDS encoding PH domain-containing protein produces MSESTAHDNHPGTGDRLQAGVRRGRQPPPEEDLWSDSYSPKELLAPFLALDVLVFLSVLAVYCLSNAWKAWLAVLLGGVVLYGALGLWLAYQRLSLRYRLTTFRLFHERGLLGRVTDRIEVIDIDDVTVEQGLVERMLGIGTLAIHSSDRTNPMLRLRGIDQIKQVADLIDGACRAERRRRAIHIESI; encoded by the coding sequence TTGAGCGAGTCGACGGCGCACGACAACCACCCTGGCACCGGCGACCGCCTCCAAGCCGGCGTCCGTCGCGGCCGCCAACCGCCGCCGGAAGAAGATCTGTGGAGCGATAGCTATTCACCGAAAGAATTGCTTGCGCCGTTTTTGGCACTCGACGTTCTGGTATTTCTGTCGGTTCTCGCCGTCTATTGCTTGTCAAATGCCTGGAAAGCTTGGTTGGCAGTTTTACTGGGCGGGGTTGTGCTCTATGGAGCGCTGGGATTGTGGCTCGCTTACCAACGCCTCAGCTTGCGATATCGCCTCACTACTTTTCGTCTCTTCCACGAGCGCGGCTTGCTCGGCCGAGTGACCGATCGAATTGAAGTCATCGACATCGACGACGTAACGGTCGAACAAGGCCTGGTCGAACGAATGCTCGGCATCGGCACGCTCGCGATTCATTCGAGCGATCGCACGAACCCGATGCTACGGCTTCGAGGCATCGACCAAATCAAACAAGTGGCCGACCTGATCGATGGCGCTTGCCGAGCGGAACGCCGGAGGCGAGCAATTCATATTGAATCGATTTGA